Part of the bacterium genome, GGCGTCGCGCCGAAGGACGCCTCGCGCCCCCGCGCCGCCCAGCTGATCAGGATCACCGCGATGGCGGCGGCGGGCAGGGCCAGCAGGGCCTTGCGCCCGACGGTGCGGCCGGCGACCTCGGCGGGCAGGACCGGCCCCTGCAGCATCATGATCACGAAGAGGAACAGCACCATGATGGCGCCCGCGTAGATCAGGATCTGCAGGATGGCCAGGAACGGCGCCGCGAGCAGGGCGAAGACGCCCGCGGCGCAGACGAAGCTGAACACCAGCCAGACGGCCGCCGCCACGGCGCTGCGGCTCGCCACGGTCATCGCCGCCGCGCCCAGCATCAGCGCCCCGAAGAGGTAGAAGAGGAACGTCTCCACGTCAGTCGCCTCCCCGCGCCGTCAGCGCGTGCCGTCCGTCGTGTTGTTCAGCAGGAAATCCTTGTCCACCCAGAACTTCTCGCGGCTGTCGGCCGCGAGGTCGTAGATGCCGGTGTCCATGCGGATGGCGTCGCAGGGGCACGCCTCCTCGCAGAGGCCGCAGTAGACGCACCTCAGCAGGTCGATCTCGAAGCTGGCCGGCGCCTTCTCGATCGCGGGGTCGGGGTGCTCCTCGGCCACGATGTGGATGCAGTCCGCGGGGCAGGCGGTGCTGCACATCATGCAGGCCACGCAGCGCGGGGTGCCGTCCTCCCGCTTCATCAGGCGGTGCCGGCCGCGGAACCGCTCGCTGTAGGCGCGGCGCTCCTCCGGATACTGCACGGTGGGCAGGTCCCCGGTGTGCAGGAGGTTGCGGATCACGTGGCGGATGGTGATGCCGAGCCCGCGGAAGATCTCGCCCAGGTACAGGCGCTCCCCGAGCGTCATCTTGCCGCCGTAGCCGTGGACTTTCC contains:
- a CDS encoding NADH-quinone oxidoreductase subunit J, which encodes METFLFYLFGALMLGAAAMTVASRSAVAAAVWLVFSFVCAAGVFALLAAPFLAILQILIYAGAIMVLFLFVIMMLQGPVLPAEVAGRTVGRKALLALPAAAIAVILISWAARGREASFGATPVTGTAAAVAELLLNRYLLAFELISIVLLVAIVGAMSLGRNEEGQP
- a CDS encoding NADH-quinone oxidoreductase subunit I, which gives rise to MNGKVHGYGGKMTLGERLYLGEIFRGLGITIRHVIRNLLHTGDLPTVQYPEERRAYSERFRGRHRLMKREDGTPRCVACMMCSTACPADCIHIVAEEHPDPAIEKAPASFEIDLLRCVYCGLCEEACPCDAIRMDTGIYDLAADSREKFWVDKDFLLNNTTDGTR